Sequence from the Priestia megaterium genome:
TTCTATGAGCGCCTTCAATTCGGTTTCCTGCTCTGTAGTTAAATAACGATTTCCGATTTTGACATACACTGTGACGATTTGATCGGCATCGCCATGCTTATTTGTCAAAAGCTTCGTCTTAAGTTCCGTCAAAAGCTCTGCAAATGAACATGTATCATTGAGATGCAACGTTAATCCATCTTTTGTTCCTTTAATTGTCACATTTTGTTGCTTTTGTTTATTCAAGACGCTCACCTCAACGAATATATAATTTCGACAGAGACTTACTCAATTCCTTTTTTTCGTTTCTTCAATCAGCATTTTTATCCTATCATGAACGAGAAGCGTAATATATTTTCGGATCAGCGTTCATCGATAAATTTAGCGAAATATTGAAAACATCTTTGAAGCGGAAATGCAAAAATGAGTGCAAATATGGCATTTAAAATGATGGTTGCGTAAAATCGCTCTTGCAAGAAGCGACCAATGGTCATATCGGATATATTAATAATGCTATTAATTCCATATACATAAAACTCAATAATGGCTACAGCTAATAGCGACATGCAGATTACGATAAGCGTATTTTGCTGAAAAATCTTCATTAGTTTTGATACGATATAGCATACGGCCGGCAATCCAAGCGCGTATACTCCCAAGACATCCGTAAAGGCAATATCGTACATGAATCCAAGGATTACCCCATATAGCATCGCTTGCTTTGGGTGATAGTACACTGACATAAAAGCCAGTACCACTACAACAAAGTGAGGCGATAGAATCCAGTCTCGCCATGGTGATGCCATGGCGACAAAATTAACAAAGATACTTTCAAACATAAAAACGACAAGCACGAGAATAGGAAGGACAAACCGCTTCATCAGTTAGCCTCCTCCGCCCCTAAATCGTCTTCAGCAGCGGGCGCACTTCTTTTAGCTACAACTACGTTATCTAAGTCATACAAGTCAGCAGCAGGTTTGATATAAGCTTTTTTCGTTAATCCATATTCATCAGGCTCAATTT
This genomic interval carries:
- the mreD gene encoding rod shape-determining protein MreD, coding for MKRFVLPILVLVVFMFESIFVNFVAMASPWRDWILSPHFVVVVLAFMSVYYHPKQAMLYGVILGFMYDIAFTDVLGVYALGLPAVCYIVSKLMKIFQQNTLIVICMSLLAVAIIEFYVYGINSIINISDMTIGRFLQERFYATIILNAIFALIFAFPLQRCFQYFAKFIDER